The sequence below is a genomic window from Salinispira pacifica.
GGAATACAGGTGCTGTGACAGCAGAAACATCTTCCTTCCCGTCAACGGTAATATCTGTTGCCGGTTTGTACTTCCTGGGCGGCCGGCTGTTGCTGGCCCTCCGGAAAGATGAAGGGGGAAGCATGGACGGCCGCTGGGAACTGCCCGGGGGAAAATGTGAAAATGGAGAATCACCGGAAACCGCCCTGGTGCGTGAATGGAAGGAGGAACTTCTGATCACTGTCCGGGTACTTGGTTTTTCCGGAAGCTCCGAATTTACCCATCGGGGAGTTCATCACCGGCTGTTGGGATACCGTGTTCAATCCCGGGAAGTCCCGGAAAATTCTCTTCTTCATGATAAAATTGAGTGGTTTTCCCGCCCTTCACTTGAAAAGCTTCTCAAAAATACGCCGGATCTCCTTGTTGATTCGGACCGGAAGCTCCTCAAAGCCCTCTTGACCCAAAACCTTCCGGATCTTCGTTAGTCAGACAGGTTTTGCTGCTCTCCCACCCACAGAAGAAATCTGACACAAATCCGTGACGACAGATGGAGGCCGGAGGAATCGGCAAATTACTGCCGGCATTCGGAAAAGCTGCGCTTAAATAACCGTCCCGTCGGGAATGATGGTGTTCTTCGGCACTACAATAATACCGTCCCGAACATAGTAAAATCCGTTGTCACCCTCTTTTCGGTCAATGTTATCGATTCCGATGCGGCATCCCTGGCCGATTCGGGCATTCTTGTCGATGATGGCGTTTTTGATCATGGTTTTTCCGCCTATTCCGATATCGGGAATGCCGCTCTCACGGTTTTCCTGTCTCTCAACAGGTGTTTCGTAATAGTCGGCTCCCATGCAAATTGCTCCGTCCAGGTTCGCACCGGATTCAATAAAGGTACGGATGCCCACAATGGAATTGGTGATATTCGCGTTGGTGATGATGCAGCCGTCGGCGGTCAGGCTCTGGCTGATTGAGCTGAAGTTGAATTTACTGGCGGGCAGGTCCCGTTTATGGGTGTAGATAGGCATGGCCTCGTCATAAAAATTAAACGAGGGGTAAATGCCCGCCAGACTGAGATTCGTTTCATAGAAGTTCCGGATGGTACCGATATCTTCCCAGAATCCTGTGTATATATAGGACTGAACCTTGTGCTTTTTTATCAGTCCCGGAATGATTTCATGACCGAAATCGGTGAGGGCATTGTCCAAAGCCTTTTCCATTACGTCTGCCTTGAAAAGGTATATACCCATGGAGCCCAGATAATCCCGGCCTTCCTTGCGCATCTCTGTGTCGGGATGAAGGCGGTCGGGAATGCGCATTTCTTCAATGTTCTGCCCGGGTTCGGGTTTCTCCAGAAAGCCCTTCACCGTACCTTTGCTGTTCAGTTCCAGAATTCCGAACCCCCCGGCGGCGTCCCTGCTTACCGGGGTGGCTGCAATTGTGGCGTCTGCGCCGCTTTCGATATGCTTGAGAAAGAAATCCGCCAGATCCATTCTGTAGAGCTGATCGCCTGAAAGAATGAGATAGTGGCTGGGTCGCTGGGTTTTAAAATGATGCATGTTTTTCCGTACGGCGTCGGCGGTTCCTTCATACCAGCCCGCCTGATCAAAACTCTGCTCGGCGGCCAGAATTTCAACAAAACCTTTGGTGAAGGAATCGAAGATATAGGTGTTTGCCAGGTGGAGATGCAGGGAAGCTGAGTTGAACTGGGTCAGCACATAGATGTTTTTAAAACCTGCATTTATCGAATTGCTGATGGGAATATCCACCAGCCGGTATTTTGCGCCGAAGGGAACGGCGGGTTTGGCCCGGTTCTTAGTAAGGGGATAGAGTCTTGTCCCTTTTCCTCCGCCGAGAATAATTGTAAGAACCTGGGGCATATGAATCTCCTTAACTTACTGTGTCCTATATCATCTTGAGAAAAATTGTCCCGATCTGCAAGGGGGAAAAGGCCGAACTAAACCGGTTAATTCTTCTTTTTTTTCGGAAAACCGGGTAGGATAGTGCAATGCCCGAAAACGGAAAAACGATGAACGCCCAGGATGAGGATATTATCCAGCAGCTCCGGAATGATCCGGATTTTATGAAACACGTCACCCACTGGGAGGTGATCCCCCCCAGGGAAGGTGTGTATTCGGAATTTCCCCCGGAGCTTAATCCCAAAATAGCTGACGGCCTCAGGAACAGAGGGATAGACCGGCTCTACAGCCATCAGGCTGAAGCATTCACCAGCTCACATGCGGGAAAGCACATGGTAATCGTCACCCCCACGGCTTCCGGAAAAACCTTGAGCTACAATCTGCCCGTACTCCAGACCATTCTCAACGAGCCGGACAGCAGAGCGCTGTATCTTTTTCCCACCAAGGCTCTGTCTCAGGATCAGCAGTCAGCGCTGAATGAACTCACCCTGAACTCCGAACTGGGGGTGAATATCGCCACCTATGACGGCGACACTCCTGCAAGTCTCAGAAGCAGCGCCCGGGAGAAAGGACAGATTATCATCAGCAATCCGGATATGATGCACGCGGGAATTCTTCCCAACCATCCCAAGTGGATCAAGTTTCTGAAGAACCTCCGCTACATCGTGATCGATGAGCTTCATGCCTACAGGGGGATTCACGGCAGTCATCTGGCCAACCTGATCCGGAGAATTCAGAGAATATGCCGGTTTTACGGCAGCAGTCCCCGGTTCATCTGCTGCTCCGCCACCATCGGAAACCCTGCAGAACTGGCAGCCAGAGTGATTAATTCTGATGTGGAACTCATAGATACCAACGGAGCCCCTTCCGGGGAGAAGCATCTGGTGCTTTACAATCCTCCGCTGGTTGACCGGGTACAGGGCATCCGCCGGGGAACGGTAAAAGAGAGCCAGAGGATCGCCCTGAGACTGCTCAGGGGCGGGGTGAAGACCATCGTCTTTGCCCGGAGCAGAGTCCGGGTTGAGCTTATTGCCGGCTACATCAGAAAAAGCCTTGAAAATCTCTACAGCGACAATGAACGGATCCGGGTGGAAGCCTACCGGGGCGGATATCTTCCGAATGAGCGACGGGAAATTGAGAAGGGTCTGCGTGAAGGTCTCATACAGGGGGTGGTTTCTACCAATGCACTGGAATTGGGTATTGATATCGGTGGGCTTGATGCGGCGGTAATGGCAGGGTTCCCTGGTTCCATCGCATCGGTATGGCAGCAGGCAGGAAGGGCAGGGCGAAGCGCCAGCCGGAGCATTGCAATCCTCGTGGCCTCCGCTTCTCCTTTGGATCAGTACATGGTCAAAAACAACGGATACTTTCTGGGCTCCAGTCCCGAGGCGGGGTTTATTAATCCGGAAAACTTTTATGTCCGAATGGATCATATTAAATGCGCAGCCTTCGAGCTTCCCTTTCCCGAAAACGGGGACCGGGAGTTTCCCGACGCCCCCATGTTTCTCCGGATTCTGGAGGAGGATGGCACGGTACGATTGAGCCGGGGAAGATACTACTGGTCCGACCGGGGCTATCCCGCCGAGGGAATCAGCCTGCGCTCGGCAACCACCGACAATGTGGTGATTATCGATACAACCGCCGGAAAAAATACCGTCATCGGGGAAATGGACCGACCCAGCGCCAAGGAGCTGATTTATCCCAAAGCCGTGTACATTCATCGGGGGGAGCAGTATGTGGTACATCAGCTCGATCTTGAAGAGCGCCGCTGCTATGTGGAGCAGAAAGAGCTGAACTACTACACTGATGCAGTGGTGAAACGGGACATCAAGGTGCTTGAAGAAGATGAGCAGCATCGAGTTCTGGGGGCAACTGTGGTGTTCGGGGATATTCTGGTGCGTACCCAGGTCGCCAAATTCAAGAAGCTTCGATTCAACAGTCATGAAAATATCGGTTTCGGCGAAATTCACCTTCCCGAAGAGGAAATGCACACCAATTCGGCGGTAATCCTCCTGGAGAAGGATTCTCCTCCCGGAAAAATATTTCTCTCCAGGGAACCCGGTGAACAGACAGCAGTGATCAGCCGGCTGGGTAACCTCATCCAGGCCACCGCACCCGCCTTCCTGCTCTGTGATCCCAGGGATCTGGGCATCGCCGAGCGGATACGGGATCCCCATTTTGCTTCTCCTGCACTATACGTATACGATAAATATCCCGGAGGATCAGGACTCAGTGCGACTCTGGTGGGAAAACTCCCGGAAATACTTCGGGCATCCCTTGAGCTTGTGGAAAACTGTCCCTGTGAGGAAGGCTGTCCTTCCTGCATCGGCCCCCGGCTGAAAGATGAAGAGATCGGAGAGAACCCCAAGCCCATGGTAATTCAGTTTATCTCCCGCTGGATGGAAGCCACCGGCAGCTGATCAGCCCGCCGGCAGCTGATCAGTCCACAGATCGGCCAAGTGCGGGAAAATCGGAACGTGCCGGCGACGGCTGAAATTTATACACACAGGAGAAAGAGGCAGCCCGGATGGATCTGTACGAACGAATAAAAAAGATCAAGGAGCAGCAGTCTCAAAAGCCCTCTCCGGCCGCAAAATCTTCTCCGGCCCATACGCCCTCTCCGACCCGTAAGCCCTCTCCGCCGCCGGAGACCGCCGGCAGCCGTCATGAAACCCGGCGGGAAATTCCCCCGGCACCGGCCCCATCAGATGGGGCAGCCCGGGCCCGTTCAGATGGATCAGACGGGTTGGATGAATCCGCCCCCGCTGAATCACGAGGGTGGATATCCCTTTATCCTATGGTCTGGACCAGGGTCCTAAACTATGAGCTTTCTCCACCCTCATCTTCCCCTCACCCCGGGCTTGGGTGGAACGGCAGCGGCTGGGATGAGTACCGTTATTACGATACCGAGACCACAGGGCTCTCATCAGGTGCGGGCACCTATGTGTTTCTGTTCGGTTCGGGCCGTTTTACGGATCAGGGTTTCCAGGTTCAGCAGTGGTTTCTGGGGGATTTTCCCTGGGAGCCGGAGTTCCTCACGGCTATGGGGGAATCAATGGAAGAAGAAGCTGTGTATGTAAGCTATAACGGAAGAAGTTTCGATTATCCCCTTTTGACCAGCCGCTATGTGATGAACGGTCTGGTCTGCCCCATGTACCGTCAGCTGGATCTTCTCTATATTGCCCGGCGTCTTTTCGGCCAGGGGCTTGAGCGATGCAGACTTTCGGATATGGAGGACCACGTTTTGAATATCCGGCGGGAGCTGGACATTCCCGGCAGCGAAATCCCCGATCTCTATTTCAGGGTCCAGAGGGAAGCCGATCTAGAGATAGAAGGGAAGATGCCCTCCGCCTACCGGGATCTTGAACCGGTTTTCGCCCATCACGCCCAGGATATCGTGAGCCTTGCCAGGCTCCATATCCGGATGCACCGGGAGTTGGAAAATCTGCAGCAGGGTGTCCTGACGCCTGCAGTCTCTGTGAAAGGTGCTGCCAGGCAGCTTCTTTCGGCGGGCATGGAAAAAGAAGCCCTGGATATCCTGAGAGAACATGCAGCAGGGCAGAGGGAGCTTCTCATGCTGGCGGGGCTGCTGAAACGGCGCAGGGAGTACGAAGCTGCCTTTCCCGTATGGCAGAAACTCTTTGAAACGTACCGGGATCATGATGCGCTTACCAATATCCTCATTGAATTCGAGCACCGGCGAAAAGATTATTCTTCAGCCCTCCGGCTGATAGACAGGGTTCTGCAGGAAGAACGCTCCGGATTGAAAGAAGAGCTGCCGGGACTTACCCCGGATGCGGGCCGGGATCCGGCTTCGGCAGATCCCGGGGGCTCAGGAAATCGGGCAGCTCAGGAGCACGGGGCTGAGGATATCCGGATACGCCGGCTGGAATACCGGAGGGAACGGATCCGCCGGAAGATCTCCAGAAGGGGGTGAGCCCCGGCGGATGTCAGTCCTGAGCGTACATTTCCCCGTAGGCGTCGGCGGAGTGCTTCCAGTCAAAGCGCAGGTGCATACCCCGTCGCTGGGCCGCCTCGTAGATGCTGCGCTGCTGCTGCCACAGCTGCACCGAGCGTTTCAGAGCCCCATAGAGCGCATCTTCGCTCATGGGGCTTTCCAGAATGATCCCTGTGCCTTCTGAAGGGTTCTCGTCGATGTCCACCACCGTATCTGCCAAACCCCCTGTCCTGCTTACCACAGGGAGGCTGCCGTACCGCAGGGCGTACATCTGGGTAAGTCCGCAGGGCTCGTAGCGGGAGGGCATGAGAAAAAAATCGCTTGCCCCCTGTATGATGTGGCTCATCTTCTCATTGTAGCGGATATACACCCTCAGGTTATTGTAGCGGTCACCGGCCTGTCGAAGGCTTTTCTCGATGGCCGGGTCGCCGGTTCCGAGAATGATCAGCTGTAAATCCAGTTCACGGCAAATTCGATCCAGGTTGCTGCCGTCGGGTCCCAGGAGGATATCAAAACCTTTTTGATCCACCAGCCGGGATACCATCCCCACAAGGGGCGGCCGGGCGCTGATCTCCATGCCCGCTTCCTGCTGAACAAAGTTTTTATTCAGCGCCTTATTGGCCAGCTCTGCCACATCATAGGGGTAGGGCAGGTTCTGGTCTGCGGCGGGATTCCAGGTATCATAATCCATCCCGTTGAGAATTCCCCTTACATCTTTTCCGCGGCTGTTGAGAATATCTTCCATGCCGAAACCTGCTCCGGGAGAAAGAATCTCCTGGGCGTAGTGGGGAGAGACTGTGGAAATTTTGTGGGCGTTCACCAATGCGGAGCGGAGGAAATTCAGTTCCCCCTGAAATATCAGCCCCAGATGTTCCGCTTCTTCCGTGCCGAATCCCAGCCCGTGGATCAGCTCTTCCGGGAATCGTCCCTGATAGCCGATATTGTGAATTGTAAACACCGATCGGGTGTGAAGAAACTCGCCGCTGTGCTCCTGCCGGGCAAGATAGGTTGCGGTGAGGGCACTGGGCCAGTCATGACTGTGAATAATATCCGGATACCATCCCAGAAGTCTGCACACTTGGAATGCCGCTTTGGAAAGGAGGGCGAAGCGGATGGGATTGTCGGAGAAGTCACCGCCCGAAGGGGGGCCGTAAATCCCCTCCCTGCCGTAAAGCTGTTCATGTTCCAGGAAGTAAACCTCAACATGGCTGTCGGTCATTGTCTGATGATACAGACCGGTCCAGTATTCCTCCTCCCCCAGATGTACGGAAAGGGGAGCAGGATGACGTTCAAGCAGAAGTCTATCTATCTGATAATATCTGGGCATGAGAATGATAACTTCGTGACCTTGCCGGTACAGTTCCCTGCTGAGGTTGGGGACAACATCCGCCAGCCCGCCCACCTTGGCATAGGGGTACACTTCGCTGCTCACCATAAGTATCTTCATGTATCGTATAATACCATAAAAGGCCCCGGTATACAGGGGTGGGCTTGTGCCAGACGAAATTCGACCGGCGGCATATGGACCGGGCAGCGCGGCATAAGGGCTGGGCGGAACGGAGGCTCGGCGGCATACGGATCGGGCAGGTTAGAGGCTCGGCGGCACAAGGGCTCGGCCGCACGGAGGTTCAGGAAAAATAGAAGATGCCGAAGCTGCAGCAGGGTAAAAAGCCGCATTTTTCGTAAAGCCGTCGTGCGGGAAGATTGGAGGTTTTCACAAAGAGGCTCACGCCTTTTCCTTCCCGGATTATTTCCCGGCTCAGACGTTCCACAAGCTGGGCGCCTACTCCCCTGCTTCTCCAGGCCGGGGCGGTATAGACCCCTCCGATCTGCTCAACAGTAATTCCTCTGGCGTTGGTCTGGGCCTTCCCTGCAGGGATTCCTCCGGATATTACATATATGAGCCGCTGATCTTCCAGGGATTTCATCAGGGTATGAAATGCCACCCTGGGGTTGACCCGTTTACCGGGAATTACCACTTCCTCCTCCTCGTATCCCAGTTGAAGAGGCATGAGAATCTTTCCGTCCCGGGGGCTTCCCCGCTGTATGCTCCAATCCCGCCGGTACTCCAGATGATGTCCCTGGCGGGAAGCATCCCGGTACATCATGGTGTAGGTTTCCCGGTGCATGGGTTTCAGCCGGGTAAGCTCCAGAAATTCCTTTAGATCGGACTGCATCCCCATGGCAGAAAAGATCCCCGGCAGGTAGTCCCGGAAAAAAACAGAGGGAAGAGGGTCAACCGGGATTCGGGAATCCTGGAAATATTCCTGGCTGAACAGGGGAAAGGCCATTCCGCCTTTTTCAATGTAGATACAGGCACGCACCTGTGACCCGGGATCGTCGGGATCCGGGGTTTCCAGAAAGACCGCCCGGCCGCCTTTGGGGATGGTAATTCTGCTGCCGGGCTTTCCCC
It includes:
- a CDS encoding ribonuclease H-like domain-containing protein: MDLYERIKKIKEQQSQKPSPAAKSSPAHTPSPTRKPSPPPETAGSRHETRREIPPAPAPSDGAARARSDGSDGLDESAPAESRGWISLYPMVWTRVLNYELSPPSSSPHPGLGWNGSGWDEYRYYDTETTGLSSGAGTYVFLFGSGRFTDQGFQVQQWFLGDFPWEPEFLTAMGESMEEEAVYVSYNGRSFDYPLLTSRYVMNGLVCPMYRQLDLLYIARRLFGQGLERCRLSDMEDHVLNIRRELDIPGSEIPDLYFRVQREADLEIEGKMPSAYRDLEPVFAHHAQDIVSLARLHIRMHRELENLQQGVLTPAVSVKGAARQLLSAGMEKEALDILREHAAGQRELLMLAGLLKRRREYEAAFPVWQKLFETYRDHDALTNILIEFEHRRKDYSSALRLIDRVLQEERSGLKEELPGLTPDAGRDPASADPGGSGNRAAQEHGAEDIRIRRLEYRRERIRRKISRRG
- a CDS encoding GNAT family N-acetyltransferase, which translates into the protein MPWFQAQPAHEAALEDFLIPREMYSASLTSRLKTDPNALLRMLGGKPGSRITIPKGGRAVFLETPDPDDPGSQVRACIYIEKGGMAFPLFSQEYFQDSRIPVDPLPSVFFRDYLPGIFSAMGMQSDLKEFLELTRLKPMHRETYTMMYRDASRQGHHLEYRRDWSIQRGSPRDGKILMPLQLGYEEEEVVIPGKRVNPRVAFHTLMKSLEDQRLIYVISGGIPAGKAQTNARGITVEQIGGVYTAPAWRSRGVGAQLVERLSREIIREGKGVSLFVKTSNLPARRLYEKCGFLPCCSFGIFYFS
- a CDS encoding NUDIX domain-containing protein; this translates as MTAETSSFPSTVISVAGLYFLGGRLLLALRKDEGGSMDGRWELPGGKCENGESPETALVREWKEELLITVRVLGFSGSSEFTHRGVHHRLLGYRVQSREVPENSLLHDKIEWFSRPSLEKLLKNTPDLLVDSDRKLLKALLTQNLPDLR
- a CDS encoding glycogen synthase, coding for MKILMVSSEVYPYAKVGGLADVVPNLSRELYRQGHEVIILMPRYYQIDRLLLERHPAPLSVHLGEEEYWTGLYHQTMTDSHVEVYFLEHEQLYGREGIYGPPSGGDFSDNPIRFALLSKAAFQVCRLLGWYPDIIHSHDWPSALTATYLARQEHSGEFLHTRSVFTIHNIGYQGRFPEELIHGLGFGTEEAEHLGLIFQGELNFLRSALVNAHKISTVSPHYAQEILSPGAGFGMEDILNSRGKDVRGILNGMDYDTWNPAADQNLPYPYDVAELANKALNKNFVQQEAGMEISARPPLVGMVSRLVDQKGFDILLGPDGSNLDRICRELDLQLIILGTGDPAIEKSLRQAGDRYNNLRVYIRYNEKMSHIIQGASDFFLMPSRYEPCGLTQMYALRYGSLPVVSRTGGLADTVVDIDENPSEGTGIILESPMSEDALYGALKRSVQLWQQQRSIYEAAQRRGMHLRFDWKHSADAYGEMYAQD
- a CDS encoding glucose-1-phosphate adenylyltransferase; protein product: MPQVLTIILGGGKGTRLYPLTKNRAKPAVPFGAKYRLVDIPISNSINAGFKNIYVLTQFNSASLHLHLANTYIFDSFTKGFVEILAAEQSFDQAGWYEGTADAVRKNMHHFKTQRPSHYLILSGDQLYRMDLADFFLKHIESGADATIAATPVSRDAAGGFGILELNSKGTVKGFLEKPEPGQNIEEMRIPDRLHPDTEMRKEGRDYLGSMGIYLFKADVMEKALDNALTDFGHEIIPGLIKKHKVQSYIYTGFWEDIGTIRNFYETNLSLAGIYPSFNFYDEAMPIYTHKRDLPASKFNFSSISQSLTADGCIITNANITNSIVGIRTFIESGANLDGAICMGADYYETPVERQENRESGIPDIGIGGKTMIKNAIIDKNARIGQGCRIGIDNIDRKEGDNGFYYVRDGIIVVPKNTIIPDGTVI
- a CDS encoding DEAD/DEAH box helicase; translation: MPENGKTMNAQDEDIIQQLRNDPDFMKHVTHWEVIPPREGVYSEFPPELNPKIADGLRNRGIDRLYSHQAEAFTSSHAGKHMVIVTPTASGKTLSYNLPVLQTILNEPDSRALYLFPTKALSQDQQSALNELTLNSELGVNIATYDGDTPASLRSSAREKGQIIISNPDMMHAGILPNHPKWIKFLKNLRYIVIDELHAYRGIHGSHLANLIRRIQRICRFYGSSPRFICCSATIGNPAELAARVINSDVELIDTNGAPSGEKHLVLYNPPLVDRVQGIRRGTVKESQRIALRLLRGGVKTIVFARSRVRVELIAGYIRKSLENLYSDNERIRVEAYRGGYLPNERREIEKGLREGLIQGVVSTNALELGIDIGGLDAAVMAGFPGSIASVWQQAGRAGRSASRSIAILVASASPLDQYMVKNNGYFLGSSPEAGFINPENFYVRMDHIKCAAFELPFPENGDREFPDAPMFLRILEEDGTVRLSRGRYYWSDRGYPAEGISLRSATTDNVVIIDTTAGKNTVIGEMDRPSAKELIYPKAVYIHRGEQYVVHQLDLEERRCYVEQKELNYYTDAVVKRDIKVLEEDEQHRVLGATVVFGDILVRTQVAKFKKLRFNSHENIGFGEIHLPEEEMHTNSAVILLEKDSPPGKIFLSREPGEQTAVISRLGNLIQATAPAFLLCDPRDLGIAERIRDPHFASPALYVYDKYPGGSGLSATLVGKLPEILRASLELVENCPCEEGCPSCIGPRLKDEEIGENPKPMVIQFISRWMEATGS